CGAGCCGCAGCACCCGCCACCCGCGGGAGTCGGGCTCCCGGCCGGTCGCGAGCACCACCGACGTCGCGAGCACGAGCAGGTTCGACTGGATCGTGAAGTAGCTGAAGAAGTCCAGCAGTCCGTCCCCGGAATCGACGACGAGGACGATCTGCCCGACCAGCGCGACGGCCGCGATCGCGGCGGTCGCGCCGTGCCACCATGGGACGAGACCGCGCGAACGTGCTGCCGCACTGGGGTTCATGGTCACCATCATGCCCGGGGTGAGGCCCCGTGACCCCCGCGAGCCGCATCGGTCAGCCACGCCGTTGGAGCTCTTCACCGATCTCTGCTACGTCGTCGCCATCGCCCAGGCCGCAGCGGAGCTGCACCACTCCATCAGCGAGAACCACGTGGGCGAGGGCCTGCTGTACTTCGCGATCGGGTTCTTCGCGATCTGGTGGGCCTGGCTGAACTTCGCCTGGTACAACTCCGCGTACGACAACGACGACACGGGGAACCGGGTCCTGGCCCTGTGGCAGATCGTCGGTTCCCTCGTGCTGGCTGCCGGTGTGCCGAACCTGTTCGAGCAGGACTTCACCCTGGTCGTCGTGGGGTACTCGCTCATGCGGATCGGGCTGGTGCTCATGTGGCTCAGGGCGGCCGCCGGACACCCCGAGGGGGCCGCCACCGCCCGCCGGTACGCCGCGGGCCTGTTCGTGGCCCAGTCGCTGTGGATCGTCTTCCTCGCGGTCCCGGACGCCTGGATCGTCCCGGTGTTCCTGGTGTTCGCGGCCGTCGACTTCGCGGTCCCGGTCGTGGCCGAGTCGGCCGGTACCACGCCGTGGCACCCCCACCACATCGCCGAGCGCTACGGCCTCATGTTCATCATCGTGCTCGGCGAGACCATCCTGGCGACGACGTTCGCGCTCCAGGCCGCCCTGGACGACGGCAGCTTCGGTCCCAGCTGCTCGCGGTGGTCACCGGCGGCGTGCTGATCGTCTTCTCCTTCTGGTGGTTGTACTTCTCCCGCGAGGGCGGCGAGGTGCTCACCGACAACTCCGTGGGGTACCAGTGGGGGTTCGGGCACTACTTCATCTACGGTGCGGGTGCTGCGGTCGGCGCCGGGCTCGCGGCCCGGATCGACCACTACACCGACCACTCCGAGGTCACCGACCTCGTGTCGTCCGCGTTCGTCACCGGTCCGGTGGTCGTGTTCCTGCTGTCGTTGTGGCTGGTGCACATCCGCCTCCACGACGCGTCGGCCCGGACCTGGGGTCCGCTGGCGGTGGCCGTCGCGGCCACCGTCGCGGCGACCTGGTGGCCGTACACCGAGCTGTGGGTCGGAGCGGTCTGCGTCGCCCT
The Aeromicrobium marinum DSM 15272 genome window above contains:
- a CDS encoding low temperature requirement protein A gives rise to the protein MPGVRPRDPREPHRSATPLELFTDLCYVVAIAQAAAELHHSISENHVGEGLLYFAIGFFAIWWAWLNFAWYNSAYDNDDTGNRVLALWQIVGSLVLAAGVPNLFEQDFTLVVVGYSLMRIGLVLMWLRAAAGHPEGAATARRYAAGLFVAQSLWIVFLAVPDAWIVPVFLVFAAVDFAVPVVAESAGTTPWHPHHIAERYGLMFIIVLGETILATTFALQAALDDGSFGPSCSRWSPAAC
- a CDS encoding low temperature requirement protein A, which encodes MVTGGVLIVFSFWWLYFSREGGEVLTDNSVGYQWGFGHYFIYGAGAAVGAGLAARIDHYTDHSEVTDLVSSAFVTGPVVVFLLSLWLVHIRLHDASARTWGPLAVAVAATVAATWWPYTELWVGAVCVALLVVELRMAARPRGVVGAAH